A genomic stretch from Bosea sp. F3-2 includes:
- a CDS encoding (2Fe-2S)-binding protein, producing the protein MKRLVQDGRPLVAIMVDGEVVDARAGDPLATALALAGRMRLRASPNAGAPRGAFCHMGVCQECVLHVDGALRQACLTPVRAGMAVELRGVP; encoded by the coding sequence ATGAAGCGTCTTGTGCAGGATGGGCGACCGCTCGTCGCGATCATGGTCGATGGCGAGGTCGTGGACGCTCGCGCTGGTGACCCGTTGGCGACGGCGCTTGCGCTGGCTGGGCGCATGCGGCTGCGGGCGAGCCCCAATGCCGGCGCGCCGAGAGGCGCCTTCTGCCATATGGGCGTCTGCCAGGAATGCGTGCTCCACGTCGATGGGGCCCTGCGGCAAGCCTGCCTGACGCCGGTTCGCGCCGGCATGGCGGTCGAACTGAGGGGTGTCCCGTGA
- a CDS encoding MFS transporter, whose product MSSLPTTPSVAERPLTRGTIFLLAGLAALGSLATNIILPAFPRIGASLGVSSQELGLTLSSFFVAFALGQLVVGPFSDRFGRKWLVLGGLAVFAAGSIFCALAETLSLLVLGRVIQALGACAASVLSRAIARDLFDGEALARALALTMIAGAAAPGFSPLLGGALDGLFGWRVTFLVVAAFGMMLGLHYSTSVGETHPADRRATLTASAVASAYGRLAFDPLFLFPALSVGLVIGGLYTFFAAAPAILTIHGREAIEALPHACRPDEDGRVVPGGVAAASRPYQCRISRVGRSRPSKVGPSSLPAQAPALTTRRPARIVSWSVRSST is encoded by the coding sequence ATGTCCTCGCTGCCGACCACGCCCTCGGTTGCCGAGCGCCCGCTGACGAGAGGTACCATTTTCCTCCTCGCGGGATTGGCTGCCCTTGGCTCACTCGCAACCAACATCATCCTGCCCGCCTTCCCGCGGATCGGCGCCAGCCTCGGCGTATCGTCTCAGGAACTCGGCCTGACGCTGAGCAGCTTCTTCGTCGCCTTCGCACTCGGGCAGCTTGTGGTCGGTCCCTTCTCCGATCGCTTCGGTCGCAAATGGCTGGTGCTGGGCGGCCTCGCGGTCTTCGCCGCCGGTAGCATCTTTTGTGCTCTTGCGGAAACCTTGTCCCTCCTCGTTCTCGGCCGCGTCATTCAGGCACTCGGAGCCTGCGCGGCCTCGGTCCTGTCCCGCGCGATCGCTCGTGATCTGTTCGATGGAGAAGCGCTCGCGCGGGCTTTGGCGCTGACCATGATCGCCGGAGCGGCCGCACCTGGCTTTTCGCCGCTACTCGGTGGTGCGCTCGACGGTCTGTTCGGCTGGCGGGTCACGTTCCTGGTCGTGGCGGCGTTTGGCATGATGCTTGGACTGCACTATTCCACGAGCGTCGGCGAAACCCATCCCGCAGACCGCAGAGCAACCCTTACGGCTTCAGCCGTGGCATCCGCCTACGGTCGCCTCGCCTTCGATCCGCTCTTTCTTTTCCCCGCTCTGTCGGTGGGCCTCGTCATCGGCGGACTTTACACCTTCTTCGCTGCGGCTCCGGCTATCCTGACCATCCATGGCCGGGAAGCCATAGAAGCCCTGCCGCACGCCTGTCGCCCAGATGAAGACGGGCGCGTCGTCCCAGGCGGGGTTGCAGCCGCATCCAGGCCGTACCAGTGCAGGATTTCGCGCGTGGGGCGCAGCAGGCCCTCGAAAGTGGGACCGAGCAGCTTGCCGGCCCAGGCTCCCGCGCTCACGACGAGGCGGCCGGCGCGGATCGTGTCGTGGTCGGTCCGCAGTTCGACATGA
- a CDS encoding NAD(P)/FAD-dependent oxidoreductase translates to MTHDLIVLGAGPAGANAAMAARRAGLKVILLDEQDSAGGQVWRQPLPGLEGLPVSPEIRSGDALRTQLSAADVDLRFGRRIWSVGRRFRVDALGPQGNETVEAPSLIAATGAHERVVPFPGWTLPGIIGLAAATVLIKSQGVTPGRKVVVAGCGPLLVAVAAGILKLGGDVAGIVDLAGRRDWLAALPSLATQPRLLGRGAGWGLKIGAARIPVHFGHAVKAAQGQHALERVVIAPVDRDGAYAAGPELAIEADALCVGHGLVPGAEVTKLLRAEHRFDRLRGGFVPVLDAYGRTSIAGLYACGDGAGLRGAIVAEQAGRLTGFTAAHDAGVVPNDRFAQVAGPILAAISRARPFSDAMAGIMALRPAQVAAIAPETVVCRCEDVTRGEIDAAHRAGAQDVNQLKHFTRCGMGPCQGRMCGDIAAELLASKVGSREQVGYWTGRPPLRPVPFDALMGAFDYSDIPIPEPAPL, encoded by the coding sequence GTGACGCATGACCTGATCGTGCTTGGAGCCGGTCCGGCCGGCGCCAACGCCGCGATGGCGGCGCGGAGGGCCGGGCTGAAGGTGATCCTGCTGGATGAGCAGGACAGCGCCGGCGGGCAGGTTTGGCGCCAGCCGCTGCCCGGCCTCGAGGGACTGCCCGTCTCGCCGGAGATACGTAGCGGCGACGCCCTGAGGACTCAGCTCTCCGCCGCGGATGTGGATTTGCGCTTCGGCCGCAGGATCTGGTCGGTCGGGCGACGGTTCCGCGTCGATGCGCTCGGTCCACAGGGCAACGAGACCGTCGAGGCGCCGAGCCTGATCGCTGCGACGGGCGCACATGAGCGCGTCGTGCCATTTCCGGGCTGGACCTTGCCGGGCATCATTGGCCTGGCCGCCGCGACCGTGCTGATCAAGTCGCAGGGCGTGACACCGGGGCGGAAGGTCGTCGTCGCCGGTTGCGGACCACTTCTCGTCGCCGTCGCGGCTGGTATCCTAAAGCTTGGCGGTGACGTGGCGGGAATCGTCGATCTCGCCGGCCGCCGCGATTGGCTCGCGGCTCTGCCATCATTGGCCACGCAGCCAAGGCTGCTCGGGCGCGGCGCGGGCTGGGGGTTGAAGATCGGCGCGGCGCGCATTCCTGTCCATTTCGGCCATGCTGTGAAGGCGGCGCAGGGTCAACATGCGCTGGAGCGCGTCGTGATCGCCCCAGTCGATCGCGACGGGGCATATGCGGCAGGGCCGGAACTCGCCATCGAGGCCGACGCGCTCTGTGTCGGCCATGGTCTCGTTCCGGGCGCCGAGGTCACGAAGCTCCTGCGCGCCGAACATCGCTTCGATCGCTTACGGGGCGGCTTCGTCCCGGTGCTCGACGCCTATGGCCGGACCTCCATCGCCGGACTCTATGCCTGCGGCGACGGCGCCGGTCTTCGCGGCGCCATCGTTGCCGAGCAGGCCGGGCGTTTGACGGGATTCACCGCTGCTCATGATGCTGGCGTCGTGCCCAACGACCGGTTTGCTCAAGTCGCAGGTCCGATCCTGGCCGCGATTTCGCGTGCCCGCCCGTTCTCGGACGCGATGGCCGGCATCATGGCGCTTCGTCCGGCACAGGTCGCGGCGATCGCGCCGGAGACGGTAGTCTGCCGTTGCGAGGACGTGACGCGCGGCGAAATTGATGCGGCTCATCGGGCGGGCGCGCAGGACGTCAACCAGCTCAAGCATTTCACCCGTTGCGGCATGGGCCCGTGCCAGGGCCGTATGTGCGGCGACATCGCGGCCGAACTGCTGGCGAGCAAGGTCGGCTCGCGCGAGCAGGTCGGCTACTGGACCGGAAGGCCGCCGCTGCGGCCCGTGCCGTTCGACGCCCTGATGGGCGCCTTCGATTATTCCGACATCCCCATACCGGAGCCCGCACCGCTGTGA
- a CDS encoding amino acid ABC transporter ATP-binding protein codes for MHHLDIAGLDAHYGKLPVLSGIDLTVGRGDIIGLIGPSGSGKSTILRVLMGLLPPSGGAVKLDDKSVNYADQAALRRLRDRIAIVFQQYNLFQNMTVLENVTIAPVKIKKRPRAEAEAEAKALLAKVGLGDKLSRYPDELSGGQQQRVAIARALALKPEILLLDEVTAALDPELVSEVLDTIRVLAREGMTMLIVSHEMAFIREVASKVVFMAGGRVVETGAPKQIFDAPQQQRTRDFVSKILRH; via the coding sequence TTGCATCATCTCGACATCGCGGGGCTTGACGCCCACTACGGCAAATTGCCCGTACTCTCCGGCATCGATCTCACGGTCGGCCGGGGCGACATCATCGGGCTGATCGGGCCGTCAGGCTCCGGCAAGAGCACGATCCTGCGCGTGCTCATGGGGCTGCTGCCGCCATCGGGCGGCGCGGTCAAACTCGACGACAAGTCCGTGAACTACGCCGATCAGGCAGCGCTGCGCCGCCTGCGAGACCGCATCGCCATCGTGTTCCAGCAATACAACCTCTTCCAGAACATGACGGTTCTGGAAAACGTCACCATCGCGCCAGTGAAGATCAAGAAGCGGCCACGCGCCGAGGCCGAGGCGGAAGCCAAGGCCTTGCTGGCCAAGGTCGGCCTGGGCGACAAGCTCTCGCGCTATCCCGACGAATTGTCGGGCGGCCAGCAGCAGCGCGTCGCCATCGCCCGCGCGCTGGCGCTGAAGCCGGAGATCCTACTGCTCGACGAGGTGACGGCTGCGCTCGATCCGGAACTGGTCTCGGAAGTCCTGGACACGATCCGGGTGCTGGCGCGGGAGGGCATGACCATGCTGATCGTCTCTCATGAAATGGCCTTCATCCGCGAAGTCGCCTCGAAGGTCGTATTCATGGCTGGTGGCCGTGTCGTCGAAACCGGTGCGCCCAAGCAGATCTTCGACGCCCCGCAACAGCAGCGCACGCGCGATTTCGTGTCGAAGATCTTGCGCCACTGA
- a CDS encoding GntR family transcriptional regulator: protein MSDADPVETGEAEVVRSGAFNLSNLAYNAISEMIRRRRLRGGEMIVEARLAESLGISRTPLREALQRLEGEGLVIKGTGRSYLVRNVDLGEYLQSLKCREILEPEAASLAAGRIPASEMVKVRAEINQLRTAVPYHTDAHWASDDNLHELFARHCGNEVLADVIRKLRVTTRLFEIARLADRLEPDLVEHLAIVEALEREDPKAARRAAQNHVRSLGKSALDTVR, encoded by the coding sequence ATGAGCGACGCCGATCCAGTGGAGACCGGAGAAGCGGAAGTCGTGCGTTCCGGCGCCTTCAACCTCTCGAACCTTGCCTACAACGCGATCTCGGAGATGATCCGCCGCCGCCGCTTGCGCGGCGGGGAGATGATCGTCGAGGCGCGCCTGGCCGAGAGCCTCGGTATCTCGCGCACACCCCTGCGCGAGGCCTTGCAGCGTCTGGAAGGCGAAGGGCTTGTCATCAAGGGAACTGGGCGTTCCTATCTGGTACGCAATGTCGACCTGGGGGAATATCTGCAGAGCTTGAAATGCCGCGAGATTCTGGAGCCTGAAGCAGCATCGCTGGCGGCGGGGCGCATCCCGGCGAGTGAAATGGTCAAGGTGCGGGCCGAGATCAATCAGCTGCGCACGGCTGTGCCTTATCATACCGACGCGCATTGGGCGTCCGACGACAATCTGCACGAGCTTTTCGCCCGTCATTGCGGCAACGAGGTGCTTGCCGATGTGATCCGCAAGCTCAGGGTTACGACGCGCCTGTTCGAGATCGCGCGCCTGGCCGATCGACTGGAGCCGGATTTGGTCGAGCATCTCGCGATTGTCGAGGCTCTGGAGCGGGAAGATCCCAAGGCCGCGCGCCGGGCCGCGCAGAACCATGTCCGCAGCCTCGGCAAGTCGGCGCTCGATACGGTTCGCTGA
- a CDS encoding TetR/AcrR family transcriptional regulator, producing MRVSRVQAEENRQTVINVASRLFREHGFDGIGLKDLMESAGLTQGAFYKQFASKDDLAAQASRRALESAFGRWAAAAETNPQDPLHAVIAFYLSSGHREEKMDGCPIVALGSDAARQGSEVKASFEAGIREHLELLGQWVGEADGEQPLGKAMAILSTMVGAVVLSRAINDERLSKQFLQAAADSVLTEAHANNEPSRSHQ from the coding sequence ATGCGGGTCAGTCGCGTTCAGGCGGAGGAAAATCGGCAGACGGTGATCAATGTGGCGAGCCGTCTCTTTCGGGAGCACGGGTTCGACGGCATCGGCCTCAAGGACCTGATGGAGAGCGCCGGGCTCACCCAGGGGGCCTTCTACAAGCAGTTTGCATCTAAGGACGATCTCGCGGCGCAGGCCTCGAGGCGAGCGCTGGAGAGTGCTTTCGGCCGATGGGCCGCCGCAGCCGAGACCAATCCGCAAGATCCGCTCCACGCGGTGATCGCGTTTTACCTCAGTTCGGGACATCGCGAAGAGAAGATGGATGGGTGTCCGATCGTGGCGCTCGGCTCGGATGCTGCCCGGCAAGGGAGTGAGGTGAAGGCGTCGTTCGAGGCCGGAATCCGGGAGCATCTCGAATTGCTCGGCCAATGGGTTGGCGAAGCCGATGGCGAGCAGCCGCTCGGCAAGGCCATGGCCATTCTCTCGACCATGGTCGGCGCGGTCGTCCTATCCCGGGCCATCAACGACGAGCGGCTGTCGAAGCAGTTCCTCCAAGCGGCCGCGGACAGTGTTCTGACGGAGGCACATGCGAACAACGAACCGTCTCGGTCGCATCAATGA
- a CDS encoding dihydrodipicolinate synthase family protein, whose product MIRSFLDRLRGIHAATIVPMKPDFSIDEDALAAHISRVAAVPGINGLLVNGHAGENFVLSLAEKRRVVEIAREHSPEDCLIVAGVNHEASLEAAREAAMLQQAGADGLLVFPPNSWALGHADACVIEHHERVRDATHAPLMLYGAPVGAGAMAYSPSVLRHLVMDPRFVAIKDGSWEVAAYEENLRLIRGLRPDFSVLGSGDEHLLTSYIIGSAGSQVSLAAVVPELVVALWNAAEAGDWTEARAVHERLYPLSVAVYRDAPGGRATARLKACLKLLGRLSHDTVRPPQPSATAEELSTLSAALHIAGYPTDMRGTEQ is encoded by the coding sequence ATGATCCGATCCTTTCTCGACCGCCTGCGCGGCATCCATGCGGCGACGATCGTGCCGATGAAGCCGGATTTCTCGATCGACGAGGATGCTCTGGCGGCACATATCTCTCGCGTCGCAGCCGTGCCGGGCATCAACGGGCTGCTGGTCAACGGCCATGCTGGCGAGAATTTCGTGCTGTCGCTTGCAGAGAAGCGGCGCGTCGTCGAGATCGCACGCGAGCACTCCCCAGAGGACTGTCTCATCGTCGCCGGAGTGAACCACGAAGCCAGCCTCGAAGCGGCACGCGAGGCGGCCATGCTTCAGCAGGCCGGGGCCGACGGCCTGCTGGTCTTTCCGCCCAATAGCTGGGCGCTTGGCCATGCCGATGCCTGTGTGATCGAGCACCATGAGCGCGTGCGCGATGCCACGCACGCGCCGCTCATGCTCTATGGCGCGCCGGTAGGCGCAGGCGCGATGGCCTATTCTCCGTCGGTGCTGCGGCACTTGGTGATGGATCCGCGCTTCGTCGCGATCAAGGATGGCAGCTGGGAAGTGGCCGCCTATGAGGAGAATCTGCGGTTGATCCGCGGGCTTCGGCCTGATTTCAGCGTGCTAGGCTCGGGCGACGAGCATCTACTGACAAGCTACATCATAGGCAGCGCCGGCAGTCAGGTCAGCCTGGCGGCCGTGGTGCCCGAGCTCGTGGTCGCGCTCTGGAACGCAGCCGAGGCGGGGGATTGGACGGAAGCACGCGCCGTGCATGAGCGGCTCTACCCCCTGTCTGTCGCGGTCTATCGCGACGCACCCGGCGGACGCGCCACCGCGCGTCTCAAAGCCTGCCTGAAGCTTCTCGGACGTCTGTCGCACGACACAGTGCGGCCGCCGCAGCCTTCCGCGACCGCGGAAGAGCTAAGCACGCTCTCCGCGGCACTGCATATCGCCGGATATCCAACTGACATGCGCGGAACGGAGCAGTGA
- a CDS encoding amino acid ABC transporter permease — translation MLSQIIEEWPRFATYYNLVFIAKAALTTLALSALGCVVGSLLGLALAMTRLTHSPALLPLRLLAIGFTELFRRVPFLVTLMLCFFAFQATGEDVPLFVVAAVTVTLIAGAFLGEIIRGGLNAVHRNQWEAAATMNFSLFETIRYVALPQAWRIILPPAFGFFVMFIKDTALASQIGVVELTFVGKVLNNKGFSAALSFGAILIVYFAISYPLARFGARLEARLASSRHRGA, via the coding sequence ATGCTGTCGCAGATCATCGAGGAGTGGCCGCGCTTCGCGACCTATTACAACCTCGTCTTCATCGCCAAGGCGGCCCTGACGACGCTCGCGCTCTCGGCGCTCGGTTGCGTCGTCGGCTCCCTGCTGGGCCTTGCCCTGGCCATGACGCGCCTAACTCATAGCCCGGCTCTGCTGCCGTTGCGTCTGCTTGCCATCGGCTTCACGGAGTTGTTCCGCCGCGTTCCCTTCCTGGTTACGCTGATGCTGTGCTTCTTCGCCTTCCAAGCGACGGGCGAAGATGTGCCGCTCTTCGTCGTCGCGGCCGTGACCGTGACGCTCATCGCAGGCGCCTTCTTGGGCGAGATCATTCGCGGCGGCCTGAATGCGGTCCATCGGAACCAATGGGAAGCTGCGGCGACGATGAATTTCAGCCTGTTCGAAACCATCCGCTACGTCGCGCTGCCGCAGGCCTGGCGCATCATCCTGCCGCCGGCCTTCGGCTTCTTCGTGATGTTCATCAAGGACACGGCGCTGGCTTCGCAGATCGGCGTGGTGGAGCTCACCTTCGTCGGCAAGGTCCTCAACAACAAGGGCTTTTCGGCCGCGCTCAGCTTCGGCGCGATCCTCATCGTCTATTTCGCCATTTCCTATCCGCTGGCACGGTTCGGTGCCAGGCTGGAGGCCAGACTTGCATCATCTCGACATCGCGGGGCTTGA
- a CDS encoding amino acid ABC transporter permease encodes MSYTLQYGQIWPFLPRLFDGAWIALQIAVLSFCGGLAIGTACAAVKSFGPRWLTRIVNVYVVFFTNTPQLVQIYFLYFALPDMGVLLSSFAAVLIGMTLNAGAYLTEIQRAGFESRRVSEMEAAEVLGFSRLQQIRYVILPHMARVLFPPLSNHFIIMTLGTSMAAVFGVEELTGQAFNINSQTFRSIEIFSVTALFYVALTLTASVLLAAIGRYAFRARTGLI; translated from the coding sequence ATGAGCTACACGCTGCAATATGGCCAGATCTGGCCGTTCCTTCCGCGCCTTTTCGACGGGGCGTGGATCGCGTTGCAGATCGCGGTCCTTTCCTTCTGCGGCGGCCTCGCGATCGGGACGGCCTGCGCGGCGGTGAAGTCCTTCGGGCCGCGCTGGCTCACCCGGATCGTCAACGTCTATGTCGTGTTCTTCACCAACACGCCGCAGCTCGTGCAGATTTATTTCCTCTATTTCGCGCTGCCCGACATGGGCGTGTTGCTCTCCTCCTTCGCGGCCGTGCTCATCGGCATGACGCTGAACGCCGGCGCCTATCTCACCGAGATCCAGCGAGCGGGCTTCGAGAGCCGGCGCGTCTCCGAGATGGAGGCGGCCGAGGTGCTCGGTTTCTCGCGGCTGCAGCAGATTCGCTACGTGATCCTGCCGCATATGGCGCGCGTGCTGTTCCCGCCGCTGTCGAACCATTTCATCATCATGACATTGGGCACGTCCATGGCCGCCGTCTTCGGCGTCGAGGAATTGACCGGCCAGGCCTTCAACATCAATTCGCAGACCTTCCGATCGATCGAGATCTTTTCGGTCACTGCGCTGTTCTATGTCGCGCTGACTCTTACGGCTTCCGTGCTGCTCGCGGCCATCGGCCGCTATGCCTTCCGCGCTCGCACGGGGCTGATCTGA
- a CDS encoding transporter substrate-binding domain-containing protein produces the protein MLKKLLAAGAVAIGLTGLAAPASVEARTLDEIIKSGTIRVGVNPTLPPLGKFDDKNEIVGFDVDFATEIAKILGVKLEVVQTGSPDRIPFVVSGKIDFVMGAMTRNPERAKVIDFTVPVHTEVLGVLTTKDKPFTDWKQFNDPGVTFVQVRGSTPVKFIEDNLKNAKVTLLDNYPDAVRALAQGRGTAMIDVIDFMGEHMAKHKVEWKVVETPIDIYYCGLGVSKASTGLKDWLNVAIFELHRRGKTDEIWKKWFGMDMLKPVGVTPYF, from the coding sequence ATGTTGAAGAAGTTGCTCGCCGCCGGCGCTGTCGCCATCGGCTTGACGGGCCTGGCTGCCCCGGCTTCCGTCGAGGCGCGGACGCTGGACGAGATCATCAAATCGGGCACGATCCGCGTCGGCGTGAACCCGACCTTGCCACCGCTCGGCAAGTTCGACGACAAGAACGAGATCGTCGGCTTCGATGTCGATTTCGCCACTGAGATCGCCAAGATACTCGGCGTGAAGCTTGAAGTGGTTCAGACCGGCTCGCCGGACCGCATCCCCTTCGTGGTGTCCGGCAAGATCGACTTCGTGATGGGCGCGATGACGCGCAATCCCGAGCGCGCCAAGGTGATCGACTTCACCGTCCCGGTCCACACCGAAGTGCTCGGAGTGCTGACCACGAAGGACAAGCCCTTCACCGACTGGAAGCAGTTCAACGATCCGGGCGTCACCTTCGTGCAGGTGCGCGGCTCGACGCCGGTCAAGTTCATCGAGGACAACCTCAAGAACGCCAAGGTCACCCTGCTCGACAACTATCCCGACGCCGTACGCGCGCTCGCGCAGGGCCGAGGCACGGCGATGATCGATGTGATTGATTTCATGGGCGAGCACATGGCCAAGCACAAGGTCGAGTGGAAGGTCGTAGAGACGCCAATCGACATCTATTATTGCGGCCTCGGCGTCTCCAAGGCTTCGACCGGCCTGAAGGATTGGCTCAACGTGGCGATCTTCGAACTGCACCGCCGCGGCAAGACCGACGAGATCTGGAAGAAGTGGTTCGGCATGGACATGCTGAAGCCCGTGGGCGTTACGCCCTACTTCTGA
- a CDS encoding efflux RND transporter periplasmic adaptor subunit — translation MSKRKRSVIAFGSVLVAAGAVAAFIVLSTRPQKASAVGDPRQEPPIVRLAKAMRVSGSERGFTGVIGARVQSNLGFRVPGKIVERLVNVGQQVKAGEPLMRIDETDLRLALTAKRNAVAAARAAVVQTDADERRYANLVNNGWASRQRYEQAKAALDTAKAQLAAAEAEARVAENEATYSVLVADADGTVVEALGEPGQVVSAGQTVVRLAQAGPREAVVALPETIRPAIGSAAEASVYGSDGRPHTAHLRQLSDSADALTRTYEARYVLDGEAAAAPLGATVTVRVASQANRPEVQVPLGAVLDDGRKTGVWVVDGASSTVRFLPVKLTRVSGETATITGVNPGDPIVSLGAHLLREGARVRTGSDDGSK, via the coding sequence ATGAGCAAGAGGAAGAGGTCGGTTATCGCGTTCGGAAGCGTCCTGGTCGCAGCAGGGGCGGTGGCTGCATTCATCGTGCTCTCCACGCGTCCGCAGAAGGCCTCCGCCGTGGGAGATCCACGGCAGGAACCTCCGATCGTCAGGTTGGCGAAAGCGATGCGCGTTTCCGGCTCGGAACGCGGCTTTACGGGCGTCATCGGAGCGAGAGTGCAGAGCAATCTCGGCTTTCGCGTTCCCGGCAAGATCGTCGAGCGGCTCGTGAATGTCGGGCAGCAGGTCAAGGCTGGCGAACCGCTCATGCGGATTGACGAAACGGACCTTCGCCTGGCGCTTACGGCGAAACGAAACGCCGTTGCCGCAGCGCGAGCCGCCGTCGTTCAGACCGACGCGGATGAGCGGCGTTATGCCAATCTGGTCAACAATGGCTGGGCCTCTCGCCAACGCTACGAGCAGGCAAAGGCCGCCTTGGACACGGCCAAGGCGCAACTCGCGGCTGCTGAAGCCGAAGCCCGGGTCGCCGAGAACGAGGCGACCTATTCGGTCCTGGTAGCGGATGCGGATGGGACCGTGGTCGAAGCTCTTGGAGAACCCGGGCAGGTCGTTTCCGCCGGGCAGACCGTCGTCCGCTTGGCCCAGGCCGGTCCGCGCGAAGCCGTGGTCGCTCTTCCGGAAACGATCCGGCCGGCGATCGGGTCGGCAGCCGAAGCGAGTGTGTATGGGAGCGATGGGCGTCCTCATACCGCGCATCTCCGGCAGTTGTCGGATTCAGCCGATGCCCTGACCCGGACGTACGAGGCCCGCTATGTCCTGGACGGAGAGGCCGCAGCGGCTCCACTCGGCGCGACCGTGACCGTTCGCGTTGCCAGTCAGGCAAACCGACCCGAAGTGCAGGTTCCGCTCGGCGCCGTTCTCGATGACGGGAGGAAGACCGGGGTATGGGTGGTGGACGGCGCCAGCTCGACCGTCCGTTTCCTGCCCGTCAAGCTCACCCGGGTGAGCGGGGAAACCGCCACGATTACCGGAGTGAATCCCGGCGATCCGATCGTTTCGCTTGGAGCTCATCTCCTACGGGAGGGGGCTCGCGTCAGGACCGGCTCTGACGACGGGAGCAAATGA
- a CDS encoding FAD-dependent oxidoreductase → MIHDLAVVGGGVHGATVALFAARGGMDVVLLERGALCREASGVNAGTLTMQMTRVALIPYALRAHAMWASAPDWLGHDVGVGVCDGLSLAFTEREEELLTYRAGKRREAGAPIELISGAQAKAVEPGVSDKVRLAGYCRVDGFANAYLTGVAYRRALLDADVTLREYTPVSGVERDAGSFTLQTPTGLVCARRIVLAGGVWLEPMLAWLGVGLPIKTLVNQLAVSERVAPVMRTVVGIANGLLSLKQYPHGTVVIGGGWQGIGDRERGGVELLPERLVGNVRLACHAIPALRSARLARAWAGLEAETRDALPAVGPVPGVEGAYVCGSVHSGYTSGPYIARLLADHLLGREPELPLFPIDRLLTTGEQLRDHA, encoded by the coding sequence GTGATCCACGATCTCGCCGTCGTCGGAGGAGGGGTGCATGGCGCCACCGTCGCGTTGTTCGCGGCGCGCGGCGGCATGGACGTCGTCCTACTGGAGCGGGGCGCGCTCTGCCGCGAGGCCTCGGGCGTCAATGCCGGCACGCTGACGATGCAGATGACCCGCGTCGCGCTCATCCCCTATGCGCTGCGCGCCCATGCGATGTGGGCCTCGGCGCCCGATTGGCTCGGGCACGATGTCGGCGTCGGCGTCTGCGACGGCCTCTCCCTTGCCTTCACCGAGCGGGAGGAGGAGCTCCTTACCTATCGCGCCGGCAAGCGGCGCGAGGCCGGAGCACCGATCGAGCTGATCTCGGGCGCTCAGGCCAAAGCGGTCGAGCCCGGCGTCTCCGATAAGGTGCGGTTGGCGGGCTATTGCCGCGTCGATGGCTTCGCCAATGCCTATCTGACTGGCGTCGCCTATCGTCGGGCGCTTCTCGACGCGGACGTCACACTGCGCGAATACACGCCCGTTTCCGGCGTCGAGCGCGACGCGGGGAGCTTCACGTTGCAAACGCCGACCGGGCTGGTGTGCGCACGCCGCATCGTGCTTGCAGGCGGTGTCTGGCTCGAGCCCATGCTGGCCTGGCTCGGCGTGGGGCTCCCGATCAAGACGCTGGTGAACCAGCTCGCGGTCAGCGAGCGCGTCGCGCCGGTCATGCGCACGGTCGTCGGCATCGCCAACGGCTTGCTTTCGCTCAAGCAATATCCACACGGCACGGTGGTGATCGGCGGCGGCTGGCAGGGCATTGGCGATCGCGAGCGCGGCGGCGTCGAACTACTGCCCGAGCGGCTCGTCGGCAATGTGCGGCTTGCCTGCCACGCCATCCCGGCGCTGAGGAGCGCGAGGCTGGCGCGCGCTTGGGCCGGGCTCGAAGCGGAGACCCGGGATGCGCTGCCGGCCGTGGGACCGGTACCGGGCGTCGAAGGCGCCTATGTCTGCGGCAGCGTCCACTCCGGCTATACGAGCGGCCCCTACATCGCGCGCCTGCTCGCCGACCACCTGCTCGGACGCGAGCCCGAACTTCCGCTCTTTCCGATCGATCGCCTGCTTACGACGGGTGAACAGCTGCGAGACCATGCATGA